TGGGACCTGCTCTTCGACCCGCCGCAAGCGCTGCTTAATGAATGCCACCAGCGCGCCGTCGACTTCGCCCGCGGCGAGGAGCCCGCGTGGCCCCGCTACGGCGAGGGCCGACTCGTGCTCGACGTCCCCATCGACGGCGAGCCCGCCCGCGTGGTCGCCGATCCCTTCGCCGAGGTCAGGCGCTCCTTCCGCGTCACCGGGGGCGCGCGGCGATGAAGAACCCGTATTCCCCCGCGGAGTTCCCCGCCCTCATCGCCCAGGTCATGGGCGGGCGCGTCCCGGCCAACATCGAGGCACACGGCCTGCCCACCGGCGCCGCCTCCAGCATCGTTCCCATCTCGGGCGAGCAGACGAACTTCTCCTTCATCGTCGACGACGAAACCATCTGGAAGTTCTACGCCGACCTCCCCGACGGCGAGGGCCAGGAGGTCCGCATCGGCCACGCGCTGCGCGCCTTCGTCCCGCCGTTTGTCGGCCACCTGTCGCTCGGCGGCCGCACCCTGTGCGTGGTCACCCGCTTCCTTCCCGGCGCGAAAGACCTCTGGGAGCTGCGCGGCGCCCCGCTGCTTTCCTCGCTGACCCCGGCGCTCGGTTCCAGCCTCGGCTCCATTCACGCCCAGCTTGTCGACGCCTTCGGCTCCCACGCCGCCACCGGCGCGGACCTCCGCGCCCGCCTGAACGAGCGACTGCGCGGCCTCCGGGCGCGCACGAACCTCCTCGAGCCCTTCGCCGCCGACGCCCAGGCGGCCTACGAGGCGGTGGGCAGCCTCGGGACGATCGCGACCCAGGCCATCCACGGCGACCTGCACCTAGGCCAGATCCTTCTTTCCGGTGACGACCTCTACTACCTCGACTTTGAGGGCGAGCCGGGCGCCACCGACAGCCCCGTCGACTCGCCGCTGCGCGACGTCGCGGGCCTCATCCGCAGCTTCCACTACGCAGGCCTCGACTTCGACCTTTCGGCCTTTTGCCCCGCCTACGAGGAAGCCTCCGGCATGCCCTTGGACGCGGACCTCCTGCGCGCCTACCTCATCGACCGCTTCTGCTACGAGGTCGGCTACGAGCTCGATCACCGCCCCGAGTGGGTCAACGTCCCGCTCGACAGCGCGAGGTTCGTCTTCTAGGCGAGCAGCGCGCGCCGCAGTTCCGCGTGGCCAAGCTGCTCGACCATCCACGGGCTAAACGCGAATGGGGCCGCATCGACCGCGGCGAAGAGTTTCTCCGGCGTGGTCCACGCGAAGGAGTCCACCTCCTCCGCCTCCGGGCTAAGCCCGCCCGTCCCCTCAAGCCTCGCGACGAACACCGGGCAGATCTCCCACTCGACGATCCCCCGCGAGTCGACCGCCCGGTAACGGAACTGGGGCAGCACCTCGGTGAGCTCCCCCAAGCGCTCGGCCTCCACGCCGATCTCGTGCGGCACCCGCCTGCGCGCCGCCTCCGCCGCGGTCTCCCCCGGTGCCAAGTGCCCGCACGCGGAGTTGGTCCACACGCCCGGCCAGGTCTTCTTCCCCAGCGCACGCCTGGTGATGAGCACCCGCCCTGCCCCGTCCACCACGTAGCACGAGAATGCGAGGTGAAGCGGGGTGTCCGTGGTGTGCACCTCGGACTTCAGTGCGGTCCCCGTGGGGGTCCCGTCCTCATCCACGAGGACGACGAGCTCTGGTTGGGTCATGGATCCTAGACTATCGCATGCCCTCCGGCCGCCCGCCGCCCGATCCCTCGGGCGCCTAGTCCCGGATCCACGACCCGATGACGCCCGGGACAACCGGCGCGCGATCGCCGATGAGTGCCTTGACGTTGCCCTCGCTCTCGATCCCGGTGGTGACCCGGCGGACCTTGCCCTTCTTCTGCCGCTCGTCCGCCGCCCCGCCAACCGGCATGCCGCCCATCATCGTGCCCGTGCCACGCGCTGCCGACATCGCCGCGCCGGTCTTGGCGCCACCCGCAGGCGTGCCCACGGCACTGGCCACTCCCGGTGACGCCTGCCCCAGCCCGGCGCCCATCCCCTTGGCCCCGCCGATCATGCCTGTCCCGCCAGCTCCTGCGGTTCCCCTTCCGACGAGCCCGCCCGCACCCGGCGCGGACGCGCCCATGCGGCCGCCGATTCCGGCCCGGCTACCTGCCCCGGTCGCTCCGCGACCATTGGTGACTCCGGTGCCCGCGATGCCCATGCCGTACGGGGAGTGCACGTCTCCTACTCCACCTGCACCTGTACCCGTGCCGAGCCCGCCGCCTAGGCCCGCGCCGCCCATGGGTGTCACCGTCCCTGCAATGCTTGGCGACGCCGCCACCGGCGCGTTCCCCACGGTGGCCGCGTGGGTTGCCAGACCGTCCGGGTTGATCCCGGCCAGCTGCGCCGCATTATTTTCTACTGCCCCAAATTGCCCGCCCCCACTTGCTTGCGCGCCGGTACCAACGCTCTCCATCGCGCCTGCCTGCAGGCCCGCGGTGGAAAGACGCCCCCTTCCGGCGATGTCGCTCATGCCGACGTCAACTCCCGCTCCCCCAGCGGCGTTGACGCTCGCGTTGCTCATGAGGTTCGTGATCGGCGGCACCGCCGCCTCCGCATGAGTCTGCAGCGTGGCCTGGAACTTCATGAGGTAGGCCTCCTCGACGGCCTTCTTCTCGATCGGATCCTGGATCGCCGCCACGATTCCCGTCGCGGACATCACCGGCCCGATGAGCTGAGCGTTCCTGGCCATCATTCCGTTGAGCGTGCCTGCAAACACCTGCGCGTTCGCCGCGAACGCCTCGCCGTGCGAGGCCACCTCGTTGATCTTCTCCACCGCCCGATCGAAGACCTCGCCCCGGTTATTCGACGCGATCGACGACGCGGCCTCACGCAGCTTCCCTGCGATCTCCGACAGCTTCTCGCCTAGGCTTCTCCACTGGGAAGCCGCCGCACTGGCGTCACCGATCTTCGTGCTCATCAGCGCGGTGTTGAGCTCGGCCAACGAGGAGGCCTTCATCACCAGCGGTACCGGGAAGGAGAAGTCCTGGTAGCGCGGCTCCGGTCGTGCCGGAAAGACCACGGAGTTCTCCCCTGTCGCCCCGCCCTCATCCGCGATGTCCATCCCGCGCGCCATGTACGAGTTCTGGTCACTCAGCGCCGCGTTCGTTGCCTGCAAAGCCTCGTTCAACCAGTTGACCTGCTCGCTGAAGGAAGAAAGGACCTCACTCGCCGAACCGACGCCGCCGTTCAGTACAGCGCCGTGGTTGGTGCCCAATTGATCAATTCCAGCAATTGTCGAGTAGTCGCTAGCAATCGTCTTGTTTCTTGAGATGCCCGCGGCCCAGTTCGATCCTTCGATCTCCCCGTCGATCAACTTATTTGCGTCGATGAGTGAATCGGGAATAGCTATGACATTCATGATTGTCGTTCCGCCTTTTCAATGAATTTCAGGAGTAGTTCATCCGACAATTGGCACAATTCTTCACGAGTGAAGGAGTTTCTCTTTGCTGTGAATGCGAAAATCCCTAGGCGCCCACCTTGTGTTGGGACGCTAGCCATACAGCTGTTCTCAGTTGCTTTCGAATCAGAAGAATGGAAATACGCCCCCTTAGTTTTGCTTTCGAAATGCGTTTCAATCGCCTCAGTACCTGCCAACACTTTTTCTTGGCTAGACAAGTCAGAAACGACCCCAAACTTTGCATCAGCCATCCCATCACCCGAGTGGTGAAATGAGCAGCCAGAGAACGGAATTGATGGATCGTAATCTCGAATCTCGGCAGGCTTCAACTCAAGTTGCTCGTAGTCCTCGACTGAGAGATCGTTGCACGCGTCGAAGAACTTGAAACCCGGCGCATCCTTGTCAAAATCGACCGGCGCAAAACTCGGGGTGCTGGTCGTGGCGGGCGTTGGATTCCCCACGGCGGTTGCTGCGGTTCCCCCAGAACACGCGGCAACCAGGGGGCCGAGCAGCAGTCCCAGCACCAGCAGGATGGTCTTGGCACCCGGCGGGTGCGTTGATTTATAGGTCACGAAAGGTAGTCCCCTTTCTCACTCGGTGGTGTGCCGTAGGTGGCACGCAGGAGGTGAGCTCACGCGCTGTGGCGCGGTGCACTGTGTCATAGACACCGCGGGCGTGTGGTC
This is a stretch of genomic DNA from Corynebacterium vitaeruminis DSM 20294. It encodes these proteins:
- a CDS encoding phosphotransferase, with product MKNPYSPAEFPALIAQVMGGRVPANIEAHGLPTGAASSIVPISGEQTNFSFIVDDETIWKFYADLPDGEGQEVRIGHALRAFVPPFVGHLSLGGRTLCVVTRFLPGAKDLWELRGAPLLSSLTPALGSSLGSIHAQLVDAFGSHAATGADLRARLNERLRGLRARTNLLEPFAADAQAAYEAVGSLGTIATQAIHGDLHLGQILLSGDDLYYLDFEGEPGATDSPVDSPLRDVAGLIRSFHYAGLDFDLSAFCPAYEEASGMPLDADLLRAYLIDRFCYEVGYELDHRPEWVNVPLDSARFVF
- the idi gene encoding isopentenyl-diphosphate Delta-isomerase; translated protein: MTQPELVVLVDEDGTPTGTALKSEVHTTDTPLHLAFSCYVVDGAGRVLITRRALGKKTWPGVWTNSACGHLAPGETAAEAARRRVPHEIGVEAERLGELTEVLPQFRYRAVDSRGIVEWEICPVFVARLEGTGGLSPEAEEVDSFAWTTPEKLFAAVDAAPFAFSPWMVEQLGHAELRRALLA
- a CDS encoding DUF3558 family protein, which codes for MTYKSTHPPGAKTILLVLGLLLGPLVAACSGGTAATAVGNPTPATTSTPSFAPVDFDKDAPGFKFFDACNDLSVEDYEQLELKPAEIRDYDPSIPFSGCSFHHSGDGMADAKFGVVSDLSSQEKVLAGTEAIETHFESKTKGAYFHSSDSKATENSCMASVPTQGGRLGIFAFTAKRNSFTREELCQLSDELLLKFIEKAERQS